Below is a genomic region from Deinococcus arcticus.
GCCCGGTGCTTTGACTGACATGAAGCGTCATTTGAGCCTCCTGGCAACGAACTGCCTGCCATACTTGCCGCACAGTGATCTCGTTCCAGCACAGTAAACTGTTCGCCTACGAACTCAATCGCAGGCGCGGTTCGGATGAAGACGACCAGTTCGCCGGAGCCCTGGTCGATGCCCAGGTGGACGTGAACCCACACCAGGTGGACGCCGCACTGTTTGCCGTACAAAACCCCATCTCCGGGGGCGCCCTGCTGGCCGATGAGGTCGGTCTGGGCAAGACCATCGAGGCGGGCCTTGTAATCTCGCAGAAGTGGGCCGAGCACCGCAGGCGCATCCTGATCGTCGTTCCTGCCAACCTGCGCAAGCAGTGGCAGGTGGAACTGACCGAGAAATTCTTCCTGCCGGTCGAGATCATCGAGAGCGCGTCCTTCAACGCTGCTGTGAAAGGCGGAACGGCAAACCCGTTCATGACCGACCGCATCCTGATCTGCTCCTACCAGTTCGCTGCCCGGCGCGCCCTGGAAGTGCAGGCAGTGCCGTGGGATCTTGTCGTGCTGGACGAAGCGCACCGCCTACGCAACGTGTACAAGAGCGGCAGCAAGGTCGCCGGAACGCTGAAAACAGCCCTGTCCGGCAGTCCCAAGCTCCTACTGACGGCGACTCCGCTGCAGAACAGTCTGCTGGAACTGTACGGACTTGTCAGCTTGCTCGACGACAAGGTGTTCGGCGACCTGCAGAGTTTCCGCGAGCAGTACAGCAACCTGAGTAACCCGGCCACCTTCCAGAACCTTAAGAACCGCCTGCAGCCCTTCTGCCACCGCACCCTGAGAAAACAGGTCACGCAGTACGTCAACTACACCCGCAGGCACGTCCTCGTGGAGGAATTTACCCCACATTACGGGGAGCAGCGCCTCTACGAACAGGTGAGCGAGTTCCTGCAGCGCGAGCACCTGGCCGCGTTGCCGAACAGTCAGCGCAACCTCATCACCCTGATCCTGCGCAAACTGCTGGCCTCCAGTTCCTTCGCCATTGCCGGGGCACTGGGCACCATTCACGCCCGCGTGCAGCAGGAGCTGCGGAACCTGCCCGCCTCCGGCACCGTGGATGACGATCTCAGCAGCGACTACGACGCCTACGCCGAAACGGCCGACGAGTGGGAGGACACCCCAGAACCCCTCAACGCCAAAGCCCGCGAACAGCTCGGCGAGGAAGCTGCCGAACTTGAACGCCTGTACACCGCCGCACAGGACATCCGGCAGAACGCCAAAGGCGAGGCGCTCCTCAGTGGACTGCGCCGCGCCTTCACCGAAGCGGAACGTGGCGGCGCCCCTAGAAAAGCCATCATCTTCACTGAATCCCGCCGAACTCAGGATTACCTGCTGGGCCTGCTGGAAGACCACGGCTATGAGGGCCGCATCGTCTTGTTCAACGGCACGAACACCGACGAACGCAGCCGCGCCACCTATCAGCAGTGGCTGAAACGCCACCAGGGCACCGACCGGGTCAGCGGTTCCCGTACGGCCGACATGCGCAGCGCCCTCGTGGACGAGTTCCGTGACCACGCTGAGATCATGATCGCCACCGAAGCCGGAGCGGAAGGCATCAACCTGCAATTCTGCGCCCTGGTCGTCAACTACGACCTGCCCTGGAACCCCCAGCGCATCGAGCAGCGCATCGGCCGCTGCCACCGCTAC
It encodes:
- a CDS encoding SNF2-related protein codes for the protein MISFQHSKLFAYELNRRRGSDEDDQFAGALVDAQVDVNPHQVDAALFAVQNPISGGALLADEVGLGKTIEAGLVISQKWAEHRRRILIVVPANLRKQWQVELTEKFFLPVEIIESASFNAAVKGGTANPFMTDRILICSYQFAARRALEVQAVPWDLVVLDEAHRLRNVYKSGSKVAGTLKTALSGSPKLLLTATPLQNSLLELYGLVSLLDDKVFGDLQSFREQYSNLSNPATFQNLKNRLQPFCHRTLRKQVTQYVNYTRRHVLVEEFTPHYGEQRLYEQVSEFLQREHLAALPNSQRNLITLILRKLLASSSFAIAGALGTIHARVQQELRNLPASGTVDDDLSSDYDAYAETADEWEDTPEPLNAKAREQLGEEAAELERLYTAAQDIRQNAKGEALLSGLRRAFTEAERGGAPRKAIIFTESRRTQDYLLGLLEDHGYEGRIVLFNGTNTDERSRATYQQWLKRHQGTDRVSGSRTADMRSALVDEFRDHAEIMIATEAGAEGINLQFCALVVNYDLPWNPQRIEQRIGRCHRYGQKHDVVVLNFLNKGNEADQRVYELLSEKFKLFEGVFGSSDEVIGALSSGVDFEKRVADIYQKCRTPTDIKAAFDALQQSLNTEIAAAMTRTRAQLLENFDEEVHRVLKQRQEKSTEQLDQFSRWLMALTRAELGLDAQFSPDSDRTFTLLNDPAGLGLPLGTYTLPRRDPQLRDLPDQPSTHRYRLGHPLAQHLITQAQDRPLPTEHLTFQYDGTSEHIGALRHMRGQSGWLSAALYRVEALGQTEEHLLLSALTDDGEILETDIARKFFRLPATPSPTHLHPPTELATLLDTAQQQKREVINTRNLKTFEDAAQRIDAWSEDLKVGLERDIKNLDLEIKQARRTAAVAATLQAKLDAQKHVQELEKERTRKRRTLFDEQDRIDEKRQELINQLAKKLEEHEILTPLFTIQWSLI